From the genome of Bordetella sp. H567, one region includes:
- a CDS encoding carboxymuconolactone decarboxylase family protein — translation MSRIPFPTPETMSEAQRRVYERIVSGPRGRLVGPLRAALHNPELAERWQAFGALLRYGTSLPPRVSELAIVVTARRWNSQIEWHIHAQAAAQAGIASAVLEAIQARRTPVFETAADEVVYEYARQLQETGRVAPALHARAVELWDVAGVVELTAVIGYYTLVSMTLNAHEIPMPDDAPAPLDVPSEAGQPALSRLAPLPGKDGR, via the coding sequence ATGAGCCGTATTCCCTTCCCTACCCCCGAAACGATGAGCGAAGCGCAAAGGCGCGTCTACGAGCGCATCGTCTCCGGTCCGCGCGGCCGGCTGGTCGGGCCGCTGCGCGCCGCCCTGCACAATCCCGAACTGGCCGAGCGCTGGCAGGCCTTCGGGGCCTTGCTGCGCTACGGCACCAGCCTGCCGCCGCGCGTAAGCGAACTGGCCATCGTGGTCACCGCGCGACGCTGGAACAGCCAGATCGAATGGCACATCCACGCCCAGGCCGCGGCGCAGGCCGGCATCGCCTCCGCGGTGCTGGAGGCGATCCAGGCGCGGCGCACGCCGGTGTTCGAGACCGCCGCGGATGAAGTCGTCTATGAATACGCCCGCCAGCTGCAGGAAACCGGCCGGGTGGCGCCGGCGCTGCATGCCCGCGCGGTGGAGCTCTGGGACGTGGCGGGAGTGGTCGAACTGACGGCGGTCATCGGCTACTACACGCTGGTTTCCATGACGCTGAACGCGCATGAGATCCCCATGCCGGACGACGCGCCCGCGCCCCTGGACGTACCGTCCGAGGCCGGCCAGCCGGCGCTGAGCCGCCTGGCGCCCCTGCCCGGCAAGGATGGCCGATGA
- a CDS encoding amidohydrolase family protein, with protein sequence MTADPQAASYIPATTETPRMPGRPRHALPAHACDAHCHVFGPYDRFPLRHPSSYAAPDAPARRYLSMLDTLGAQRGVLVQPAPYGTDAAALLDALKQGQGRLRGVAVADPGISDAGLQALHDGGVRGLRFVEARDPAGRLFPGSVGFDQIAALAPRMKQHGLHAQLWAPCDVYARHLPALAGLGLPLVIDHLGSLVPARGPADDVFQLLRGLLADGALWMKLTLCRVGTAPDYADARYLHDAFASANPDQCLWGSDWPFVRMGEKAPAADALLDVAWDWLGSDALRHKVWVDNPARLYGF encoded by the coding sequence ATGACGGCCGATCCGCAAGCCGCTTCCTATATTCCCGCGACGACGGAAACGCCGCGCATGCCAGGCCGTCCCCGCCATGCGCTGCCCGCGCATGCGTGCGACGCGCATTGCCACGTGTTCGGCCCCTATGACCGTTTTCCGCTGCGGCACCCGTCTTCGTACGCCGCGCCGGATGCGCCGGCCCGGCGCTACCTCTCCATGCTGGACACCCTGGGAGCACAGCGTGGCGTGCTGGTGCAGCCCGCGCCTTACGGCACCGATGCGGCCGCATTGCTGGACGCGCTGAAGCAAGGGCAAGGCCGGCTGCGCGGCGTCGCCGTGGCCGATCCCGGTATCAGCGACGCCGGCTTGCAGGCGCTGCACGACGGTGGCGTGCGCGGGCTGCGCTTTGTAGAGGCGCGAGACCCCGCCGGCCGGCTCTTTCCCGGCAGCGTCGGCTTCGACCAGATCGCGGCATTGGCGCCCCGCATGAAGCAGCATGGCCTGCATGCGCAATTGTGGGCGCCATGCGACGTATATGCGCGGCACCTGCCGGCGCTCGCGGGCCTGGGGCTGCCGCTGGTCATCGACCATCTTGGCAGCCTGGTGCCGGCGCGTGGGCCGGCGGACGACGTGTTCCAGCTATTGCGCGGACTGCTGGCCGACGGCGCCCTCTGGATGAAGCTGACGCTGTGCCGGGTGGGCACCGCGCCCGACTATGCCGACGCCCGCTATCTGCACGACGCCTTCGCCAGCGCGAATCCAGACCAATGTCTGTGGGGTTCGGACTGGCCCTTCGTGCGCATGGGCGAGAAGGCGCCCGCGGCGGACGCCCTGCTGGACGTGGCGTGGGACTGGCTGGGCAGCGACGCGCTGCGCCACAAGGTATGGGTGGACAACCCGGCGCGCCTGTACGGCTTTTAG
- a CDS encoding LysR family transcriptional regulator, with protein sequence MPTAKVLGPGLDLTADLHKWRAFVAIAELGSITRAALHLDQDQSVLSRRINALERECNARLFNRTGRGVQLSEVGERLFPLVRALLEDAERLELEVNGQAREPAGEVRLGLLPSTAHPLIRRLFSRMRAQYPKVHLRIFEGSSGQIEEWLTDNRVDIAILYRYAEKCPPGETALAFVESYLVGAAGDARTRTGEIRFDELDGLPFILPGAPNGLRNTLDGLARARKIAIAPLIEADSLPLMKSIVQHEKMYTVLPLHAVWQEVQEGRLSVAALRDPALGRIISMAYSRSKGPGRTVMEVAGQIEALAREIGGEGVWHVSP encoded by the coding sequence ATGCCTACCGCCAAAGTCCTGGGTCCGGGCCTGGATCTGACCGCCGATCTGCACAAATGGCGCGCCTTCGTCGCCATCGCCGAACTGGGCAGCATCACGCGCGCCGCCCTGCACCTGGACCAGGACCAGTCGGTCCTTAGCCGGCGCATCAACGCCCTGGAACGCGAATGCAATGCGCGCCTGTTCAACCGCACCGGCCGCGGCGTGCAGCTGTCCGAAGTCGGGGAGCGCCTGTTCCCCTTGGTGCGGGCGCTGCTCGAAGACGCGGAGCGCCTGGAACTGGAGGTCAACGGCCAGGCGCGCGAGCCGGCCGGCGAAGTCAGGCTGGGGCTGTTGCCGTCCACCGCGCATCCACTGATTCGCCGGCTGTTTTCCCGGATGCGTGCGCAGTACCCGAAGGTCCATCTGCGGATATTCGAAGGGTCGAGCGGCCAGATAGAAGAATGGCTGACCGACAATCGCGTGGACATTGCCATCCTTTACCGCTATGCGGAGAAATGCCCGCCCGGCGAAACGGCCCTGGCTTTCGTGGAGTCCTACCTGGTCGGCGCGGCCGGCGATGCCCGCACGCGGACGGGCGAAATCCGTTTCGACGAACTCGACGGGCTGCCGTTCATCCTGCCGGGAGCGCCCAACGGCCTGCGCAATACGCTGGATGGCCTGGCGCGCGCCCGCAAGATCGCCATCGCGCCGCTGATCGAGGCGGACTCGCTGCCGCTGATGAAATCCATCGTGCAGCACGAGAAAATGTATACCGTGCTGCCGTTGCACGCAGTGTGGCAGGAAGTGCAGGAAGGCCGCCTGAGCGTCGCCGCGCTGCGCGACCCCGCGCTGGGGCGCATCATCTCGATGGCGTACTCGCGCAGCAAAGGGCCCGGGCGCACCGTCATGGAGGTGGCCGGGCAGATCGAAGCCCTGGCGCGTGAAATCGGCGGCGAGGGCGTCTGGCACGTCAGCCCTTGA
- a CDS encoding Bug family tripartite tricarboxylate transporter substrate binding protein yields MKKRRALLAAALTLGALPAAAAWAAAPWPNQPIRLIVPYPPGGSVDNLARLLAPTLGQKLGQTIVVENKAGASGTIGVDATVRATPDGSTFGFGVPGAISGLPHIMKVPYDVSRIQYVSLVARIPVVFVVNPAIPESTLPALIAAAKKDPGKYNYGSAGNLTTPHLAGELLRQQTGIDIMHVPYKGAAPAIAALLSGEVQMFPGDASGVLGLIKGGKLRALAVGSAERFVGLSDVPTTSELGLPGVQVESNYGVIAPTGTPIDIVNRMAEAIAQSLRDPALRDKIIEQGAVPQATTPDDYRKLMESESRKWGEVIRRGKLGLQ; encoded by the coding sequence ATGAAGAAACGCCGCGCCTTGCTGGCCGCCGCGCTGACCCTGGGCGCGCTGCCCGCCGCGGCCGCGTGGGCTGCCGCGCCCTGGCCCAACCAGCCCATACGCCTGATCGTGCCTTACCCGCCCGGCGGCTCGGTGGACAACCTGGCGCGGCTGCTGGCGCCGACGCTGGGCCAGAAGCTGGGGCAGACCATCGTCGTGGAAAACAAGGCGGGCGCTTCGGGCACCATAGGCGTGGACGCGACCGTGCGGGCCACGCCGGACGGCAGCACCTTCGGTTTCGGCGTGCCGGGGGCCATTTCCGGCTTGCCGCACATCATGAAGGTGCCCTACGACGTCTCCCGGATCCAGTACGTGTCCCTGGTCGCGCGCATTCCGGTGGTGTTCGTCGTCAACCCGGCCATCCCGGAAAGTACCTTGCCCGCGCTTATCGCCGCCGCGAAGAAAGACCCGGGCAAGTACAACTACGGGTCCGCGGGCAACCTGACGACCCCGCACCTGGCCGGCGAACTGCTCAGGCAGCAGACCGGCATCGACATCATGCACGTTCCCTACAAGGGGGCGGCGCCCGCGATCGCGGCGCTTCTATCCGGCGAAGTACAGATGTTTCCCGGCGACGCTTCCGGCGTGCTGGGCCTGATCAAGGGCGGCAAGCTGCGCGCGCTGGCGGTAGGCAGCGCCGAGCGTTTCGTGGGCCTGTCCGATGTGCCCACCACCAGCGAGCTGGGCTTGCCCGGCGTACAGGTGGAGTCCAACTATGGCGTGATCGCGCCCACCGGAACGCCCATCGACATCGTGAACCGGATGGCCGAAGCCATCGCGCAATCGCTGCGGGATCCGGCGCTGCGCGACAAGATCATCGAACAGGGCGCGGTGCCGCAGGCCACCACGCCGGACGACTATCGCAAGCTGATGGAATCGGAATCGCGGAAATGGGGCGAAGTCATACGCCGGGGGAAGCTGGGATTGCAATAG